The DNA segment CAGcagaacacattttttttatgccCCTCCTCCAGTATTTAAATGAATTTTCATCATTCAAATTTGTTGGATGGAAGCCAGTGTATAGTTACACCCCTATTGATAAATAATGATAGGCAAGCATAACAGCAGGAGACATGACTAAATGTGGTCAGCAAGTGTCACTTTTACACTCCTTCACATTACATTTCCAACTGATTTGGTACAAGTAAGTTCTTAaacctataaataaataaataaaaacaaataaacaccaaACAATAATAGCTACACTGACATTCAACACGTTTGTGTAACAGGACTCTGCAACGCTTTCTCTTACCTGGCACTTCACCAGCATGTCAAAGAACTTGTCGTCTGGTTCTGAAGCATCGTCACTGGCCATCAGTTGGTTGAGAACGGCCTGTCTGTTGCTGCAGCTTTGGCTGGGTTGCAGGCTCCGCAGACCAGGTAGACTCCCTATGGCCCTCTGGTCTTCTAGCCTTCGGCCCTGAGCATTTGCCAGAGTGCCGAAAAATGCCTCCTGCCCTGGCGACACTGCTGACTCTGAGAAAGCTGGTGGGAGAATAGGCAGGggaagagcaaggccaacttgGAGATAAATTTAAATTTGTAAGGTTGGAATAGAAGAACTTTAACAGTACATGGAAAACTGAAATAGCCAGAATCACATAGAAATAGGATGTTATGTTGTATGAGTGCCTTTGTAACTAGCACTTACATTTCTTCATGCTTGTCGGTGGACTGGAAGAcgcagaagaggaggaggaactgGAGGCAGCGCTGGCCTGGCGGCCCCGCCCCGTCTGAATAGAGCAACGCTGGTCATCCATCCTGTTGCCCTGGAAACGGCTCAGCAGGTCAAAGAAGCCTTCATCGCCCAACATATCTGCACTGGCACGCTGCAGGAAGTCAAAGGTCAAAAAGTCACAAATCTAGCTCGCTCACAccgatacatacatacaataaatGTCAAACAAACAGATGTCAGAATTTCCCTATTCAATATTTGAGAATTCAAAGTGCAGAATTACgcattattcagcatctaccaCACACAGACGCTCGGTTCAGACCTCCTGGCACCACATGAACTGCAGTAACATATCGCTTGCATAGCTAACACTCTCCTACTATGAGAACAACTACTTGTTTGCAATAAAATGCCATGACTACAGAGAAGCACCGGTTGTGCtgtttgagtgtttgtatccaaggaCAACAATGAAAAGCAATAAACGGATGAACCCAAGACCTACTACTTTGCAAAAATGCCAgtaaaagtgaaagtgaaaaacTCCttttgtgtgaaagcaaaccagcgaTATTAAGCCCCTACCCTAAACAAGCCCAGAATCGGCCTGGGCGCGGGCTTCGGAATACAAGCGTGAACACTTTTACTGTAAAGTTGTCCTGTTAGAGATTTTGTAAGAGATTcaaatcatgttacacaggtaggaaaACGGAGCGTTACAAAGTCTTGCTCAAGCACTTGCTTAAGacagggaattgaaccctagtctgccatggAGAAGGTGATGTTGATACTACAACTATTCTACACCAAACACTAGATGTGTAATATTAGCACAATTCCTTATCGTAACTGTATAGAGCATTCTGACATTCTCCATATGTGCCAATCAAATGGCCCATCTATGAACAactgaacatatatatatatatatctatatatatacatacatatctatatatatatatacacacatacatatctatatatatatatatatatatatatatatatatatatatatatatatatatatacacacatacatatctatatctatatatatacatacatacatacatatctatctatatctatatatatctatatctatatatatatatatatatatatatacatatctatTCTCTCTATTCTTCAGACAGCATTAAGACACTCACCTTTTGTGCAGGCTGGTTCTGAGGGGTCTCCAGAGTGTTGCTGGTGTCCTGAAGAACTTTAGTGGAGCTGTTCTTGGTCTTCTTCCCTCGCAGACGGTTCATGAAGAACAGCTTAGAAGAGGACTTTGACAGCGTGGGCTTCGATTGCTTACCGAAAACTTCACTGCCCCACTTCTGACCCTGCACagggacaatagagacaaagaCTTAATGCATAAACTCTGCTGCACCAGTTATACAGTTATACGCTCCTATATACTCAATAGCACGTCAGTTCTTACTATTTTCAGCCCTGCACAAATTGTTATTTTCTGTGGTCTAAACAATGTTGCTCAGTTGTCAAGTCCTTTATTCGCtgaactgtttgtgtgtgtggggtgggggggggtcttcAGCAAAGTTAGGAGAGTCTGGAGGTTTGAGAACAGTGGTAGCAGGTGTGTGGCAATGATGTGCAACGGTTTGAAGTTagtaatgtgatgtgatgaatcATGGACCAGGATTTGCCATGGTCTGACTGCTGGGGTTTTCAGTCTGTCTGTGAAAGATTTCAATCACCCAGGTCACTGTGCCCTGGGTGTAATCTTACCCTAATTAATTCAATCTCTCAATAAATCAAAAGCTTATTTGCCTTGCCTCACTACTACTATGCAGTAGAAATGTTGGACTTTATGTTCCGTGTAATTATTGGCAGAGATCTCAGAGTTTGAGTGCAAGTGTCAGAGTGTGCTTGCAGTCGATATAGTTTCAAACCAAGGTCAAATTGAGGTTCAAATTAGTGTTTGCAGACGTAGGGTTGGTCAAAGCTAAAGTACTCACGTTGAGCTTGTCTGGCGTAAGTTTCATCAGCTCCAGGTTTTCCATGCTATGCCGTCTGCCTGTCCTAGGTCTTGCTCCTGGGCAAACAAACAGCCCTATTTATTTATGGTGCCACATTTATCATATGAACAGGTTTAAACGGCTTTCACTGCACATTTCGTCTTAAAGGACAagttttttgctgtttttaaaaaactgttattatacagtttAGCATCTTACCATGCAGATTGTAGTCAATTTCTTTGTTCTCTGATAAGACAGAATTGTTGGTGCTGTAGCTGAGGCCAAGGACCATCTGGAGGTCAGACACATTCATACGGGCAGTCAGCTCACCACTGCGGTCTCCGGTCTAAATACAAATACGAACAGTGCATTTCATTACATAACATTCAGCTTTATTTGATTAAATGTTAGTGTTGTGGTgtattaaatgcattaaaatgtaaGAATTTTGTCAGAGGTTTctagtttaaaaacaaaaacccaaTTAGGACTGTGTTTTCTACATGCTGCATCACATGAACTTCACCAACACTCTAAGAAAGGGTTCCAATACTTTTCTTTCCACTATTCAAAAATTAAAGCTGCCctagaaaatgtttttaaagcaaGAGTTGAAATTGTTTACCTCTTTAGAGATTTCCAAATGTCTCTCAGCAAAGTGCATGGCCTGATCGTGATTCCCCAGTGCTGTGTGAGCATTACCTAAACTCCAGCAGGCACGGCCTTCACCGATCCTGTAAACGCACACAGTGTGTtttggtgggttttttttaattgagatGAATGAATCTTGGTGTGTTAGAACGTGTTAGAAACCGTTCACATGTTAATTGGGCTGGGGTAAAACTTTTGGGCTTTTTGTAGATTTTTAAAGCATCTAGGCAAAGGTATTGCAATATAGCCGCCATTTCCTCATTGCAAACAGTCAAATAACTTACTAACTTTTGCTCAGTTatcatttacagtattaaaacaTGTTGACAGCCATATTCAGAGCCTTACTTACATTTAGGAAACTAGCTAGCTATTAAACCCTTAATAGGCTAGCTATTAAACCCTTGTTGTAGTTTTAATAATACTCACTAGTAGGTAAACAGAGAGACTTTTTGTACCATGTACCTGTCGTTGAGGTCCTGAGCAATGATGAGATGTTTGAGGTGATAGTCGATGGCTCTTTCATAGTCCTGCAGTAGTGTGTAGGTGTTGCCCAGGCTGTAGCAGGTCTGAGCCTCCACTGCCCGATCCTTTAGCTGCCTCGCCAACTGCAGAGCTCTCCTGGTAGcagccacaaacacacagaaagatATTACCATACAAACATAATATGGTTTAAGGCTTAGTTAAGTTTTTTAAAAAGGAAGACTCTTGAGGTATCAGCATTAAAAAGAAGAGTGGCATCTCTATTATTACCCATGTATTCAAACACTGCCTATTTACCAGCTGTACCATGCTTGTGTAGCTGAATGCTATAACAGAACCTACCATTATTTAGACTGAAAGAATTGAGTACACAAATGCCAGTAAGCTGATGGGGGGTAGCTTTAATAGTAAATggtaatagtaaaaaaaaaaaaaaaaatactaccaGCTAAATATGACCACTTAATTATTCACCacagtaataaataaagtaCTAACTGCCACTGGACCTGCTAGAGTACACACTGGCCAATAAGGTGGTACTGGTGAGGGGCACAGTTAGCAGTAGCTAAGTTTATTTAGATGGGGTCAGTAGGCCAACAAACGAAAATTTAGGAGAACAAGATGATGGATATAAATGGACTGTATTATAAACAGGTCAACGGAAAAATAAGTGAACTGGTGACTCACTTGTAGTGCTCAGCAGCTTTCTCAAACTCCCCCAGGAAGATGTAGGCGTTTCCTAGGTTACAATAGGCCCGCCTTTCAGCTGGCCGATCACCAAACTCTTTAGCAATGAGGAGTcgctaaaaaaatatataatatatatataaataaattaaatgcaaATTTCCATTTATTACCTCTCATATTCCAGCATCTATAAGTATTTAGTACCACATATCGGTACCGATGGGGATCAGTGTCAAaggacataaaaaaataaatatgatcaaccctgtaacaaatctagcctAAAATAGAACACTGTGAGGCGATCGCATTAGCTGTGCATTTCTTTCTATGGGgtagtggacagtgagtaggTTAAGCAATTTAAGCATGACAGGCTACTTGTAGGCGTTCATCTTAATCTGAacactttaattaaaatgtacattttaaggCTTAGTGGTTTTTAAAGAAGACAACTCACATTGGTATCAGCCTTCAAAGAAAAAGTGGCATCTCTATTACCACCCACGTATTCAAACACCGCTTATTTTCCAACTGGACTATGCTTGTGTAGCTGAATGCTATTACAGAACCTAGCATTATTTAGGCTTGAAGAATTGATGAACACTTAATATTAGTACTAACACTTTCAATGCAACAGCAGAAACATTCACTCTCCAATCCTTGTTTTTATCAGCCTACTTATAATTTCTTAACATCTGATAA comes from the Salminus brasiliensis chromosome 23, fSalBra1.hap2, whole genome shotgun sequence genome and includes:
- the gpsm2 gene encoding G-protein-signaling modulator 2 isoform X1, producing MAASGSVARMGDEENAVHVCYRMEASCLELALEGERLCKVGDYSGGVSFFEAAIQVGTEDLQVLSAIYSQLGNAYFHLQNYNKALEFHHHDLTLTRTMGDLLGEAKASGNLGNTLKALGRFDEAVVFCQRHLDISKDAGDKMGQARALYNFGNVYHAKGKSTCSNDSEPGNFPEEVSAALTKAAEYYEANLCIVKELGDRAAQGRTCGNLGNTHYLLGNFRNAVSSHQQRLLIAKEFGDRPAERRAYCNLGNAYIFLGEFEKAAEHYKRALQLARQLKDRAVEAQTCYSLGNTYTLLQDYERAIDYHLKHLIIAQDLNDRIGEGRACWSLGNAHTALGNHDQAMHFAERHLEISKETGDRSGELTARMNVSDLQMVLGLSYSTNNSVLSENKEIDYNLHGARPRTGRRHSMENLELMKLTPDKLNGQKWGSEVFGKQSKPTLSKSSSKLFFMNRLRGKKTKNSSTKVLQDTSNTLETPQNQPAQKRASADMLGDEGFFDLLSRFQGNRMDDQRCSIQTGRGRQASAASSSSSSSASSSPPTSMKKSFSESAVSPGQEAFFGTLANAQGRRLEDQRAIGSLPGLRSLQPSQSCSNRQAVLNQLMASDDASEPDDKFFDMLVKCQGSRLNDQRCAPPAPARGPTVPDEDFFSLILRSQAKRMDEQRVTLPSVH
- the gpsm2 gene encoding G-protein-signaling modulator 2 isoform X2, which gives rise to MEASCLELALEGERLCKVGDYSGGVSFFEAAIQVGTEDLQVLSAIYSQLGNAYFHLQNYNKALEFHHHDLTLTRTMGDLLGEAKASGNLGNTLKALGRFDEAVVFCQRHLDISKDAGDKMGQARALYNFGNVYHAKGKSTCSNDSEPGNFPEEVSAALTKAAEYYEANLCIVKELGDRAAQGRTCGNLGNTHYLLGNFRNAVSSHQQRLLIAKEFGDRPAERRAYCNLGNAYIFLGEFEKAAEHYKRALQLARQLKDRAVEAQTCYSLGNTYTLLQDYERAIDYHLKHLIIAQDLNDRIGEGRACWSLGNAHTALGNHDQAMHFAERHLEISKETGDRSGELTARMNVSDLQMVLGLSYSTNNSVLSENKEIDYNLHGARPRTGRRHSMENLELMKLTPDKLNGQKWGSEVFGKQSKPTLSKSSSKLFFMNRLRGKKTKNSSTKVLQDTSNTLETPQNQPAQKRASADMLGDEGFFDLLSRFQGNRMDDQRCSIQTGRGRQASAASSSSSSSASSSPPTSMKKSFSESAVSPGQEAFFGTLANAQGRRLEDQRAIGSLPGLRSLQPSQSCSNRQAVLNQLMASDDASEPDDKFFDMLVKCQGSRLNDQRCAPPAPARGPTVPDEDFFSLILRSQAKRMDEQRVTLPSVH